The Synechococcus sp. UW179A DNA window CCGCCCACCACCACGTAGGGGATACGCCAGCGCACCAGAGATTCCTCAAGAGCCCGCGACTGGGCGTTGGTGCGATACAGACAGGCCATATCCCCCCAGCTGAGCTCGGGGTTGGCCGCTTCCATCATGCGCAACCGATGCACCACAGCTTCAGCCTCGGCAATCTCGTCATCGCAGCGGGTGAGTGAAATCAGCTCGCCTTCGCCACGCGTGGGCCGCAGCACCTTGTCGATGCGCTCGCTGTTGTTGGCAATCAGCGCGTTGGCCGCCTCCAAAATCGTGGCGGTGGAACGGTAGTTCTCCTCCAGCTTCACCATCGTGCGGGTGGCGTCGTCAGGCGCCTGGTCGCCGAAGTCGTCCTGAAAGCCCATCAAGATCGTGAAATCGGCGGCACGGAAGCTGTAAATGCTCTGGTCGGCATCCCCCACTACGAACACCGAACGACCCGACCAGTTCTCGTAACCCTGGGGATCCTTGCCATCGGTCACCAGCAGCTTGATCAGGTCGTACTGGGTGCGGTTGGTGTCTTGATATTCATCCACCAGCACGTGCGCGAAGCGGCGATGCCAGTAGCTACGCACCTGCTCGTTCTGCTGCAGCAGCTGCACGGGAAGCAGCAGCAGATCGTCGAAATCGAGAGCGTTGTTAGCAGCCAGTGCCTTGCGGTAGCGCCGGTAAACATCCGCTGCAAGCTTGCCCCGCTGCCCTTCGGAATTAGCTTCCATCTGGTCCGGCAGCCAGCCCTGATTTTTGGCGTTGCTAATCGCCCAACGCACTTTCTTAGGCTCAAAGCGCTTCGGATCGAGCTGCAGCTCCTGGGTCACGATCTCCTTAACGAGGCTCTGGGCATCGGCCTCGTCGTAGATCGAAAACTGCTTCGTCCAGGTGAGCCCATCCTTGTCTTTGAACTTGTCGATGTCGTAGCGCAGCATGCGCGCAAACAACGCATGAAAGGTGCCGATCCATAGCTCCTTGGTGACCTCGCGGTAGATGCGCGATCGCAGCTGTCGCTGCTCCACCGGCGGCAACGTGCTCCAGGGCTGCCCGAACTGACTCTGCGCCAGCCGCTGAGCCAGCAACAGCTCCAGCCGCTCCTTCATCTCTCGGGCCGCCTTGTTGGTGAACGTCACCGCAAGGATCTGGGATGGGTCGGCTCCGTGTTCACCGATCAGATGGGCGATGCGATGGGTGAGGGCGCGGGTCTTGCCGCTGCCTGCTCCGGCAACCACCAGCAAGGGCCCTTCATGGTGATCCACCGCCCGGCGCTGGGCGTCGTTGAGGCCGGCAAGAAAACTCATGAGCCGATGGTACGGAAGTTCTCCTGTTTCAACGGCAATGGAGCCACCCAGGCAATGGCTAGCAAATAACCGCTAATCACCTGCTGCAGCGATGTTTTGAGCAGCGTGGACTCCACCAATGAGGAGGCCAGAATGAACAAAGCACAGGCCAGGCCTGTCCTGCAGAGTGATCCGGCATCACCGGCGAGACCCGAGAACAGACGCTGAAAGACCAAGCTCAGTGCAACGAGCATCAGAATCAGCGTGATCACACCCTGGTCGGCCAGCGCATGCAAGAACACATTGTGAGCATGGGGAATACCGCTGGTGCGATCAGGAAGAAACACCTTGCTTGCGCAGTGATCCGAGACTCGGTCATAACCCTGTCCTATCAACAAATCAGGCAGAGAACGCAGTGATTGGCTCACAAAGCACTGCGCCACCTGTGCGCGCCCAACATCGCTTGGCTCCTCAGCGACCATTGGACTGCCAGGCGCATACAGAGCCAGGTTGAACAGCAAAGACAACACCAAGATGGTTCCTGCCAATGACTTCGCTCGCCTAGCCACCCACTGTCGATTCCACCAGCACAACTCAGTGAAGATCTGGGCTGCGATAGGAAACAGAAGTGCCGCACGCGATGCCGCCCCCAGGGCCAAAACGAAACTGAATACCCCGACAACTACGGCCAACCGAGACAGCCAGGGGCGTACTTCGGACCGATAAAGCCCGTAGCCAACCAGAGCGAACAGTCCGTAGAGATAACCTGAGCGATTGATCGTGATCCTCTGGATGCGGACAGCCTCCTGTGGCAAAGCATCACGCAAAACCGACCAGGGAATGGCGTCGAGATTGCTATTGAACCGATCGAATTCCACGAAGGGCAGCGAGACGATCACCGTGGCCAGAACAAACCAAAGCCCTCCCCTCCATTGCGCTTTTGACTGCTGCAGACCAGCCGCGAAGGCCAGCAACACCAGGATGAGATCCGTGGGGGCCGACCCGCTGATGGGATGAATAACGGCACTGAGGCTCACAACCAAAACGCCGATCAACACGCCATACACCGGTTCTGAAGGCAACCAGCGCAGAAATTTGAGACCACACCAGATCGCCAGGATCAAAACCATCCCGGCTGGATTTCCGCTTCGCTCCCACAACAGACCGGAAAGCGAAAGTGGAAGCAGCAGATCAACCCAGGGGGATGCCAGACGAGGAGTCAATCCTGCCAAGAGAGACGGGTCGTGAGATTACTCAGATTGCCAGAACTGAAATGAGCAAAGCCCTTTCGTGATTGAGAATGCCTCAAGTTTTACGGTTTGAGCGTGTCCGCCCTTACCCGCTGCCTGCAGGAAGAAGCGGCTGCAATCGCAGCGGCTGCAGAGCGTCTGAGTGCTGTTCAGGTGGAGGGAGCTTTAAGCCTGCTGGCGCGTTGCGCCGACCGCAAAGCAAAGCTGGTGATCACCGGTGTTGGCAAGAGCGGGATCGTGGCACGAAAGATCGCCGCTACGTTTTCGTCGATCGGGCTCATGGCCCTTTACCTCAACCCCCTGGATGCGCTCCATGGCGACCTGGGAGTTGTGGCTCCGGATGATGTCTGTTTACTGCTTTCAAACAGTGGCGAAACCGCTGAGTTGCTGGAACTGATGCCACATCTGAGGCGACGCGGCTCTGCGCGCATTGCCCTGGTGGGCAGTGCTCACTCTTCTCTGGCCCATGGCAGCGATGTGGTGCTGGAGGCATCCGTGGATCGTGAGGTGTGTCCTCTAAACCTGGCTCCAACCGCCAGTACGGCAGTTGCCATGGCCATCGGCGATGCCCTGGCAGCCGTTTGGATGCAAAGGCGAGGCATCTCACCAGCCGATTTCGCCATCAATCATCCAGCCGGATCACTCGGCAAGCAGCTCACCATGACCGTCGCCGATCTGATGGTGCCGGTGTCGAACCTGCAACCGATCACCCCAGACACTCCTCTACCTGAAGTGATCAGCCGACTCACCCAGGGAGCCATCGGCAGCAGTTGGGTGGAGGATCCGCAAACTCCCAGACGCCTTTTAGGCCTGATCACCGATGGCGATCTGCGTCGGGCTCTGCGCGACCACGGCCCTGAACGCTGGCCGAATCTCAACGCTCAAGATCTGATGACGTCTGACCCGATCACCGTCTCCACCGACCTGCTAGCGGTTGATGCCATCCAACGAATGGAGCACAACAGGCGTAAACCGATCTCGGTGCTGCCGGTGGTGGATCAGCATCACGTGCTGCTTGGCCTGCTACGTCTGCATGACCTGGTGCAGGCGGGGCTCGCCTGAACAGAGACCATCCGATGCGACGACTACTGCGTGAGTGGAACTGGTACAGGCATCGCAGGCCACTTGCTGCACTCGAACTGCTGGTAATGGATGTGGATGGTGTGCTCACCGATGGTGGGCTCTGGTTCGATGCTCAAGGAAAGCTGCAGAAACGGTTTGATGTGCGCGACGGACTCGG harbors:
- a CDS encoding UvrD-helicase domain-containing protein, which codes for MSFLAGLNDAQRRAVDHHEGPLLVVAGAGSGKTRALTHRIAHLIGEHGADPSQILAVTFTNKAAREMKERLELLLAQRLAQSQFGQPWSTLPPVEQRQLRSRIYREVTKELWIGTFHALFARMLRYDIDKFKDKDGLTWTKQFSIYDEADAQSLVKEIVTQELQLDPKRFEPKKVRWAISNAKNQGWLPDQMEANSEGQRGKLAADVYRRYRKALAANNALDFDDLLLLPVQLLQQNEQVRSYWHRRFAHVLVDEYQDTNRTQYDLIKLLVTDGKDPQGYENWSGRSVFVVGDADQSIYSFRAADFTILMGFQDDFGDQAPDDATRTMVKLEENYRSTATILEAANALIANNSERIDKVLRPTRGEGELISLTRCDDEIAEAEAVVHRLRMMEAANPELSWGDMACLYRTNAQSRALEESLVRWRIPYVVVGGLRFYDRREIKDVLGYLRLMINPADTVSLLRVINVPKRGIGKTTIQRLTDAANQLGIPLWDVVSDPEAVRSLGGRSARGLLQFCELINGLRESVHNTAPSELIQQVMEQSGYVSELITEGTDEAEERRRNLQELVNAGLQYQEENDEGDLEGFLASAALASDADSKDTAADRVTLMTLHSSKGLEFPVVCLVGMEQGLFPSYRSLDDPASLEEERRLCYVGITRAKERLFLSHASERRLWGGMREPAVPSVFLSELPEGLVQGEIPRSGGAAIRREQRLDRLTRVDRDKPNGSSAPANAVRRRQAGPAPGKSWSVGDRVMHSSFGEGEVTHTFGSGEKVSIAVKFAGMGPKILDPRLAPIEALDQ
- a CDS encoding SIS domain-containing protein; this translates as MSALTRCLQEEAAAIAAAAERLSAVQVEGALSLLARCADRKAKLVITGVGKSGIVARKIAATFSSIGLMALYLNPLDALHGDLGVVAPDDVCLLLSNSGETAELLELMPHLRRRGSARIALVGSAHSSLAHGSDVVLEASVDREVCPLNLAPTASTAVAMAIGDALAAVWMQRRGISPADFAINHPAGSLGKQLTMTVADLMVPVSNLQPITPDTPLPEVISRLTQGAIGSSWVEDPQTPRRLLGLITDGDLRRALRDHGPERWPNLNAQDLMTSDPITVSTDLLAVDAIQRMEHNRRKPISVLPVVDQHHVLLGLLRLHDLVQAGLA
- a CDS encoding O-antigen ligase yields the protein MTPRLASPWVDLLLPLSLSGLLWERSGNPAGMVLILAIWCGLKFLRWLPSEPVYGVLIGVLVVSLSAVIHPISGSAPTDLILVLLAFAAGLQQSKAQWRGGLWFVLATVIVSLPFVEFDRFNSNLDAIPWSVLRDALPQEAVRIQRITINRSGYLYGLFALVGYGLYRSEVRPWLSRLAVVVGVFSFVLALGAASRAALLFPIAAQIFTELCWWNRQWVARRAKSLAGTILVLSLLFNLALYAPGSPMVAEEPSDVGRAQVAQCFVSQSLRSLPDLLIGQGYDRVSDHCASKVFLPDRTSGIPHAHNVFLHALADQGVITLILMLVALSLVFQRLFSGLAGDAGSLCRTGLACALFILASSLVESTLLKTSLQQVISGYLLAIAWVAPLPLKQENFRTIGS